From the genome of Ananas comosus cultivar F153 linkage group 18, ASM154086v1, whole genome shotgun sequence, one region includes:
- the LOC109723753 gene encoding uncharacterized protein LOC109723753: protein MEETREDDESKGVSAMDVDRSSRSAKLVDLLRRFLGVQQRRAEAYAKLRRGFADYMTSGGELAYQQLCGEITAEFNDCSKQVLEMESLLLMPDLSRDDLANLLKAVQAQEKRKLHLTAQIQILKKAGRPSERLVSHEHCRFHKPTEHECVHVREITEAAGTEDAEADAEYDGALKEAIRGVQEAVTSINEHMEEVRYEIEALESE, encoded by the exons ATGGAGGAGACGCGCGAGGACGATGAGTCGAAAGGGGTCTCCGCCATGGACGTCGACCGAAGCTCGCGATCCGCGAAGCTCGTCGATCTCCTCCGGAGGTTTCTTGGTGTGCAACAGAGGCGTGCGGAAGCGTACGCGAAGCTTCGAAG GGGATTCGCGGACTATATGACCAGTGGAGGGGAATTAGCCTATCAACAACTTTGTGGGGAAATCACCGCGGAATTTAACGATTGTTCGAAACAA GTTCTTGAAATGGAATCACTTCTTCTGATGCCAGACCTATCTAGAGATGATCTTGCTAATTTACTGAAAGCTGTCCAAGCACAagagaagcggaagttgcatCTG ACGGCACAGATTCAGATCTTGAAGAAGGCCGGTCGTCCGTCGGAACGGCTAGTGAGTCATGAGCATTGCAGGTTCCACAAACCGACAGAGCACGAATGCGTGCACGTACGGGAGATAACGGAAGCTGCAGGCACAGAGGATGCTGAAGCTGATGCGGAGTACGACGGAGCCCTCAAGGAAGCCATTCGGGGCGTGCAAGAGGCGGTCACGAGTATAAACGAGCACATGGAGGAGGTTCGGTACGAGATCGAAGCCCTCGAATCAGAGTAG